The Erythrolamprus reginae isolate rEryReg1 chromosome 3, rEryReg1.hap1, whole genome shotgun sequence genome contains a region encoding:
- the MYLK2 gene encoding myosin light chain kinase 2, skeletal/cardiac muscle: protein MEKKDGETSSVQDTGGGGENIPPESPAPEKEQPTDQGQVEKLDPSGESPEVKDHLGEPKDDPQTALRIRHSFSCPAKVSSLADIPEETSIDPSTQSPEDPAAAPPSTQEPTSREAPKQEEKEKEKEEGAPEQVLELAAEAPSPAVQESERTLPEEPPSPVSDAAESPPSPESKDTTDSAEPGCSPYLTPDFGKEDPSLILDDTPPPPAPFTHRIVTLRTGDFKDTYKLNTKEVLGGGKFGEVRMCTVKDTDLKLAVKIIKKHSPKDTETAKEEIDVMNQLNHRNLIQLYDAIETPREIMLFMELVKGGELFEWIIDEDYQLTEVDCMVFMRQICEGILFMHQMRVLHLDLKPENILCVTATGHMVKIIDFGFARRFFQKSMFSFGVCSNTAVGGRGRRGGF from the exons ATGGAGAAGAAAGATGGAGAAACCAGCAGCGTTCAGGatactgggggagggggagaaaatatACCCCCAGAAAGTCCAGCCCCGGAGAAAGAGCAGCCAACCGACCAGGGTCAAGTTGAGAAACTAGACCCCTCGGGTGAGTCCCCGGAAGTGAAGGACCACCTAGGGGAACCCAAGGATGATCCACAGACGGCGTTGCGCATCCGACACAGCTTCAGCTGCCCAGCAAAAGTCAGCAG TTTAGCAGATATTCCAGAAGAGACCTCGATAGACCCCagcacccagagtccagaagaccCTGCAGCTGCTCCTCCATCTACCCAAGAGCCCACATCCAGAGAGGCCCCCAaacaagaggagaaggagaaggagaaggaggaaggggctCCTGAGCAAGTCCTGGAGCTGGCAGCAGAAGCCCCCAGCCCCGCTGTCCAAGAGAGTGAGAGGACTTTGCCTGAAGAGCCCCCCTCTCCTGTTTCTGATGCTGCGGAGAGCCCTCCGTCCCCCGAAAGCAAAGATACCACCGACTCTGCGGAGCCGGGCTGCAGCCCCTACCTCACTCCAGATTTTGGCAAAGAAGACCCTTCCCTCATCTTGG atgACACGCCCCCTCCACCTGCACCCTTCACCCATCGCATCGTCACACTGAGGACTGGAGACTTTAAAGATACTTACAAGCTGAACACCAAGGAAGTCCTAGGAGG GGGGAAGTTTGGAGAGGTCCGTATGTGTACGGTGAAGGACACGGACCTCAAGCTGGCGGTGAAGATCATCAAGAAGCACAGCCCCAAAGACACG GAAACAGCCAAAGAGGAAATCGACGTGATGAATCAGCTCAACCACCGCAATTTGATCCAACTCTACGACGCCATCGAGACGCCCCGAGAGATCATGCTCTTCATGGAATT ggtcaag GGGGGCGAGCTGTTCGAATGGATCATCGACGAGGATTACCAACTAACCGAAGTGGATTGCATGGTGTTCATGCGGCAGATCTGTGAAGGGATCCTTTTCATGCACCAGATGAGGGTCCTGCACCTGGATCTCAAG CCCGAGAACATCCTCTGCGTGACAGCTACTGGCCACATGGTGAAGATCATCGACTTTGGATTTGCCCGAAG ATTTTTCCAGAAGTCCATGTTCAGTTTTGGCGTTTGCTCGAACACCGcggtgggcgggagggggaggcggggagggttCTGA